The proteins below are encoded in one region of Zootoca vivipara chromosome 10, rZooViv1.1, whole genome shotgun sequence:
- the CRELD2 gene encoding protein disulfide isomerase CRELD2, translating to MRRLPSGKARGAPPRWLSDALGAFLFLALTATAEKEHRVRQACDTCRGITDRFSQGLTDTAKKNFGGGNTAWEEKTLSKYESSEIRLVEIIENLCDSSNFECNNMVEEHEEHIETWWFKWKKKSPDLFKWLCIETIEVCCPAGTHGPDCVACRGGSERPCHGNGNCAGDGTRGGDGSCRCKREYQGEFCLDCSDGYYNSHRNDTHSVCTACHDSCKTCIGATNTDCNECKEGWTRNEDACVDVDECAVEESPCSTDKFCLNTEGSFSCKACDRGCLGCTGEGPSKCKSCVPGYEMKDEKCTDVDECTSSEKVCVRENEDCVNTAGGYKCVCSEGFQDEDGSCVATVKGEEETAANVSSSDAHEEL from the exons ATGAGGCGCCTTCCGTCGGGAAAGGCGCGCGGAGCTCCGCCGAGGTGGCTCAGCGACGCCCTCGGGGCCTTCCTCTTCCTCGCCCTCACGGCAACGGCGGAGAAGGAGCACCGGGTCCGCCAGGCCTGCGACACCTGCCGCGGAATAACGGACCGCTTCAGCCAG GGTCTAACTGACACTGCAAAAAAGAACTTTGGAGGTGGCAATACAGCTTGGGAAGAAAAGACTCTGTCAAAGTATGAGTCCAG TGAAATTCGTCTTGTGGAAATAATAGAGAACCTCTGTGACAGTAGTAACTTTGAATGCAACAACATGGTAGAAGAGCATGAAGAACATATAGAAACATGGTGGTTCAAATG GAAGAAGAAGTCTCCTGATTTGTTTAAGTGGCTTTGTATAGAAACAATAGAAGTTTGCTGTCCTGCTGGAACACATGGTCCAGACTGTGTTG CTTGCCGTGGGGGATCAGAAAGACCTTGCCATGGAAATGGCAACTGTGCTGGAGACGGCACCCGAGGTGGCGATGGATCCTGCCGCTGTAAAAGGGAATACCAAGGAGAATTTTGTTTGGACTGCTCTGACGGCTACTACAACTCTCATAGAAACGACACACATTCTGTTTGTACAG CTTGTCATGATTCATGTAAAACGTGCATTGGAGCAACAAACACAGACTGTAACGAATGTAAAGAAGGTTGGACCAGAAATGAAGACGCCTGTGTAG ATGTGGATGAATGTGCCGTAGAGGAGTCTCCATGCAGTACGGACAAATTCTGCTTAAACACAGAGGGCTCTTTCTCCTGCAAAG CATGCGATCGGGGCTGCTTGGGATGCACAGGAGAAGGGCCCAGCAAATGTAAAAGCTGCGTACCTGGCTATGAAATGAAAGATGAAAAATGCACAG ATGTAGATGAATGTACCTCGTCCGAAAAGGTGTGTGTAAGAGAAAATGAAGACTGCGTTAATACTGCAGGGGGTTACAAATGTGTCTGTTCCGAGGGTTTTCAAGATGAAGATGGCTCTTGCGTTGCAACAGTAAAAGGAG AAGAGGAGACGGCCGCAAATGTATCTTCGTCAGATGCCCATGAGGAGTTATGA